A single Salmo salar chromosome ssa19, Ssal_v3.1, whole genome shotgun sequence DNA region contains:
- the mrpl43 gene encoding large ribosomal subunit protein mL43 produces the protein MTSRGTPSRFLQSVLQNGVGRYVCQLKRISLIFSKNGQSSLGAREFIEEGVVDFAQKNPGTVVYVSPQSCRIPKIVAEYLNGNVKEEAITSKTSQQIAELITKLTNQSGLDIIRIRKPIHTDSPSIQGQWHPFTNRPLSIGPIGPQKQQAN, from the exons ATGACATCTAGAGGCACACCGAGTCGCTTCCTACAAAGTGTTCTGCAAAACGGGGTGGGTCGGTATGTTTGTCAACTGAAGCGCATTTCCCTCATCTTCTCCAAGAATGGACAGAGCTCTCTGGGAGCCAG GGAATTCATCGAAGAAGGAGTGGTGGATTTTGCCCAAAAGAACCCTGGAACCGTTGTCTACGTATCTCCTCAGTCCTGCAGGATCCCTAAAATTGTTGCAGAATACT TAAACGGCAATGTGAAGGAGGAAGCCATCACAAGCAAGACGTCTCAACAGATCGCAGAGTTAATAACCAAACTGACCAACCAGTCTGGCCTGGATATCATCCGTATCCGCAAGCCAATTCACACAGACAGCCCCAGCATCCAGGGCCAATGGCATCCCTTCACCAACCGACCCCTGTCCATTGGACCAATCGGACCCCAGAAACAGCAGGCCAACTAA